AACCCCATCATGCCCCATGATGCGCGCCAAGCCGCTGGGCACTTGCGAGGTCCGTGATGAAAACCTTTGACCATCTTAACGTGATTGGCCTGCGCGAGTGGATCGCCCTGCCCGATCTGGGCCTGGAACTGATTCTGGCCAAGGTCGATAGCGGAGCAAAAACCTCCGCGTTGCATGCCAGCGAGATCACCACCTTTCAACGCGATGGCCGCACCTGGGTCAGCTTCAATGCGCATATCGGCAGCCGCAAGCAGCAGCGCCTGCAGCGCTGTGAGGCCGAGTTGATAGAAATCCGGCCGGTTACCAGTTCCAACGGTCAGACCCAGGAGCGCATGACCATTCGCACAACGATGGTACTGGGCGATCGCAGCTGGCCGGTAGAATTTACCCTGACCTGCCGCAAGGCAATGCGTTACCGGGTATTGCTCGGTTGTACCGCGATGGTTGATGGCGACCTGGTGATCAATCCCGGTCTGCGTTTTGTGCAAGACAAACCGAATATGACTGCCCGCACCGCGCGCAACAACGAGGACACCCCATGAAAATCGCGATTCTGTCACGCAACCCGCGGCTGTATTCTACCCGCCGCCTAGTGGAAG
This sequence is a window from Halopseudomonas salegens. Protein-coding genes within it:
- the rimB gene encoding retropepsin-like aspartic endopeptidase RimB — translated: MKTFDHLNVIGLREWIALPDLGLELILAKVDSGAKTSALHASEITTFQRDGRTWVSFNAHIGSRKQQRLQRCEAELIEIRPVTSSNGQTQERMTIRTTMVLGDRSWPVEFTLTCRKAMRYRVLLGCTAMVDGDLVINPGLRFVQDKPNMTARTARNNEDTP